A genomic window from Microbacterium sp. H1-D42 includes:
- a CDS encoding MFS transporter — translation MSGTPQGSVWRQPAQVWAVAFACVVAFMGIGLVDPILPAIADSLQASPVETELLFTSYLLVTGLAMLVTSWISSRIGAKATLLVGLGLIVVFALLCALSGSVDAVIGFRAGWGLGNALFISTALATIVGAAAGGSGAAIVLYEAALGLGIAIGPLLGGFLGEISWRGPFFGVVVLMSIGFIAVLTLVRGTTEKREPMPLSAPFKALRNPALATLAITALFYNIGFFVLLAFSPFPLGFGAMGIGLTFFGWGIALAVTSVWVAPALMRRIARTTIMAVTLPLLAVDLIVAGLVVGRPTALVVCIIVGGLLLGVMNTVLTESVMEATDLPRSVASSAYSAVRFLGGAMAPPVAAALAHAWGDTVPYLFAAASVLIAALTILLRRRVLAHIDETDDDSAEHAEAILVGDAT, via the coding sequence ATGAGCGGAACACCCCAGGGATCGGTCTGGCGACAGCCCGCACAGGTATGGGCAGTCGCGTTCGCCTGTGTGGTCGCATTCATGGGCATCGGGCTCGTCGACCCGATCCTGCCCGCCATCGCCGATTCCCTGCAGGCGTCTCCCGTCGAGACCGAACTGCTGTTCACGAGCTACCTGCTCGTCACCGGTCTCGCCATGCTCGTCACCAGCTGGATCTCCAGCCGCATCGGAGCCAAGGCGACGCTGCTCGTCGGCCTCGGACTGATCGTCGTGTTCGCCCTGCTGTGCGCTCTCAGCGGCAGCGTGGACGCCGTGATCGGATTCCGCGCCGGCTGGGGCCTCGGCAACGCACTGTTCATCTCGACGGCGCTCGCGACCATCGTCGGCGCGGCCGCCGGTGGCAGCGGTGCCGCCATCGTGCTGTACGAGGCCGCGCTCGGTCTCGGCATCGCCATCGGACCGCTGCTGGGCGGATTCCTGGGTGAGATCAGCTGGCGCGGACCGTTCTTCGGCGTCGTGGTGCTCATGTCGATCGGGTTCATCGCCGTGCTGACGCTGGTGCGCGGCACAACTGAGAAGCGCGAGCCGATGCCCCTCAGCGCCCCGTTCAAGGCGCTGCGCAACCCAGCACTGGCAACCCTCGCGATCACCGCGCTGTTCTACAACATCGGCTTCTTCGTGCTGCTGGCCTTCTCGCCGTTCCCGCTGGGCTTCGGCGCGATGGGCATCGGGCTGACCTTCTTCGGCTGGGGCATCGCGCTCGCTGTGACCAGTGTCTGGGTCGCGCCTGCGCTGATGCGCCGCATCGCCCGCACGACGATCATGGCGGTGACCCTTCCGCTGCTGGCCGTGGACCTCATCGTCGCCGGTCTCGTCGTCGGCAGGCCGACGGCGCTGGTGGTCTGCATCATCGTGGGCGGTCTGCTGCTCGGCGTCATGAACACGGTGCTCACCGAGTCGGTGATGGAGGCGACCGACCTGCCCCGTTCGGTGGCGTCGTCGGCTTACTCTGCGGTGCGCTTCCTCGGCGGGGCCATGGCACCACCCGTCGCCGCCGCGCTCGCACACGCATGGGGCGACACCGTGCCGTACCTGTTCGCGGCCGCCTCCGTGCTGATCGCGGCTCTCACGATCCTGCTGCGACGACGCGTGCTGGCGCACATCGATGAGACAGATGATGATTCCGCCGAGCACGCCGAGGCTATCCTCGTGGGAGACGCCACCTGA
- a CDS encoding YbaK/EbsC family protein — protein sequence MTPVTAAESLPTRSRIVHEHLTAAGIEGRIVVLPDSARTAVLAAQAIGCEVGAIANSLVLVADDEPILVMTSGAHRVDFAVLAQSIGADAVAMAPAAVVRAATGQAIGGVAPIGHPTPLRTYLDEDLRAYDEVWTAGGTPETVMPLTFDQLEELTGGTLIRVE from the coding sequence GTGACCCCCGTGACCGCAGCAGAATCCCTCCCCACCCGCAGCCGCATCGTGCATGAGCACCTCACCGCGGCCGGCATCGAGGGGCGCATCGTGGTGCTGCCGGACTCCGCCCGGACTGCCGTGCTGGCAGCGCAGGCGATCGGATGCGAGGTGGGCGCGATCGCGAACAGTCTCGTCCTGGTCGCGGACGACGAGCCGATCCTGGTGATGACCAGCGGAGCGCATCGCGTCGACTTCGCCGTACTCGCGCAGAGCATCGGAGCGGATGCTGTCGCCATGGCGCCGGCGGCCGTCGTCCGCGCCGCGACGGGGCAGGCGATCGGCGGGGTGGCGCCCATCGGGCATCCGACGCCCTTGCGCACGTACCTGGACGAGGATCTGCGGGCGTACGACGAGGTGTGGACCGCCGGCGGCACGCCGGAGACGGTCATGCCGCTCACGTTCGATCAGCTCGAGGAGCTCACGGGAGGCACGCTCATCCGCGTGGAGTGA
- a CDS encoding LOG family protein, translating to MRRTRGGVVDVDSLDDFDRRLAYGLHSLSGWRLRDIDLTARRKALRSVDVAGALFLGCDLLLEDEESIRARGAVVFPSVPDAPIDAYRTTLYTPHELFASDGYLRSPDARIYGWSQRDSTRDAMLAQSLHDHSIGIALETWVRGRTLVGVMGGHSAARGERTYTDGAMLGRMLSQTHAVATGGGPGAMEAVNLGGYLATYGDDAVDEAVHMLAAVPSFAPSVGAWADAAFAVRDRFPQGADSLGIPTWHYGHEPPNPFASAIAKYFHNAQREAILLEVCQGGIIFLPGAGGTVQEIFQDACENYYADESSIAPMVLVGRDYWTQQLPAWPLLQALAKGRPMEQHVHLVDTVQEAAALVSKP from the coding sequence ATGAGAAGAACGCGCGGAGGCGTCGTCGACGTCGACTCCCTGGACGACTTCGATCGCCGCCTCGCGTATGGCCTCCACTCGCTGTCGGGCTGGCGCCTGCGCGACATCGACCTCACTGCTCGTCGCAAGGCGCTGCGCTCGGTCGACGTCGCCGGCGCGCTGTTCCTCGGCTGCGATCTGCTGCTCGAAGACGAGGAATCGATCCGGGCACGCGGCGCCGTGGTGTTCCCCTCCGTGCCGGACGCCCCGATCGACGCATATCGGACGACGCTGTACACCCCGCATGAGCTGTTCGCATCCGACGGCTACCTGCGCAGCCCCGACGCGCGCATCTACGGCTGGTCGCAGCGCGACAGCACCCGAGACGCGATGCTGGCCCAGTCGCTGCACGACCACAGCATCGGCATCGCGCTGGAGACCTGGGTGCGCGGCCGCACGCTGGTCGGAGTCATGGGCGGGCACAGCGCCGCGCGCGGAGAGCGCACGTACACGGACGGCGCGATGCTGGGGCGGATGCTGTCGCAGACCCACGCTGTGGCAACCGGCGGCGGCCCCGGCGCCATGGAAGCGGTGAATCTCGGCGGGTATCTGGCGACCTACGGTGATGACGCCGTCGACGAGGCAGTGCACATGCTGGCCGCCGTGCCGAGCTTCGCGCCCAGCGTCGGTGCGTGGGCGGACGCCGCCTTCGCCGTGCGCGACCGCTTCCCGCAGGGCGCCGATTCACTGGGCATCCCGACCTGGCATTACGGCCACGAGCCGCCCAACCCGTTCGCGAGCGCAATCGCGAAGTACTTCCACAACGCGCAGCGGGAGGCGATCCTGCTCGAGGTCTGCCAGGGTGGCATCATCTTCCTGCCTGGTGCCGGCGGGACCGTGCAGGAGATCTTCCAGGACGCGTGCGAGAACTACTACGCCGACGAGTCTTCGATCGCACCGATGGTGCTGGTCGGGCGCGACTACTGGACGCAGCAGCTGCCAGCGTGGCCGCTGCTGCAGGCGCTCGCGAAGGGCCGCCCGATGGAGCAGCACGTGCACCTCGTCGACACCGTGCAGGAGGCGGCGGCACTCGTGTCGAAACCGTGA